One Salvia splendens isolate huo1 chromosome 12, SspV2, whole genome shotgun sequence genomic window carries:
- the LOC121757093 gene encoding transmembrane ascorbate ferrireductase 2-like, with protein MAVPIVRFPIFPVVRIIGVTVLLLVLVWTVHYRGGFALISENKDLIFNVHPALMVISLVLLNGEAMLSYKTVTGTKNFKKLVHLVLQFLAFFLSIVGLWAAWKFHVDKGIDNFYSLHSWLGLACLVLFGIQWAAGFATFWYPGGSRHSRASLMPWHVFLGLYIYALAVATCATGLLEKATFLQTQKIISRYSAEALLVNSLGILIVVLAGFVILGVVSPVQGRGDNPKGMAE; from the exons atGGCGGTACCGATTGTACGGTTTCCTATCTTCCCGGTGGTCAGAATAATCGGAGTTACAGTGCTCTTGCTTGTCTTGGTGTGGACTGTACATTACAGAGGCGGCTTCGCCCTCATTTCCGAGAATAAAGATCTCATCTTTAAT GTTCATCCTGCGTTAATGGTGATTAGCCTTGTGCTTCTCAATGGCGAAG CCATGCTATCATACAAGACTGTGACCGGAACAAAAAACTTCAAAAAGCTAGTTCATCTTGTGCTGCAATTCCTGGCTTTCTTTTTAAGCATCGTAGGACTATGGGCTGCGTGGAAGTTTCATGTTGATAAAGGCATCGATAACTTCTACAGTCTCCACTCGTGGCTGGGACTAGCCTGCCTTGTCCTCTTCGGGATTCAG TGGGCTGCTGGATTTGCGACATTTTGGTATCCCGGTGGATCAAGGCATAGCCGCGCAAGCCTGATGCCCTGGCATGTATTTCTTGGGCTATACATCTACGCTCTTGCTGTAGCTACTTGTGCCACTGGTCTTCTGGAGAAGGCGACGTTTCTACAAACGCAGAAGATAATATCACGATACTCGGCCGAGGCATTGCTGGTGAATTCtttggggatcttgattgttgTTTTGGCTGGTTTTGTGATTCTTGGGGTGGTCTCTCCCGTGCAGGGGAGAGGTGATAATCCCAAAGGAATGGCAGAGTAA